In Molothrus ater isolate BHLD 08-10-18 breed brown headed cowbird chromosome 21, BPBGC_Mater_1.1, whole genome shotgun sequence, a single genomic region encodes these proteins:
- the LOC118694090 gene encoding Na(+)/citrate cotransporter-like isoform X1: MLEPFFHWRQATGIQVLAHSPLSARLCTGVKCVSSVLSMAPTCLQPLLRYRSFAILFLTPLLLLPLPLAVTTKEARCAYIIIIMAVYWCTEVIPLAVTSLMPVVFFPLLGVQTSKKVCLQYLNSTNMLFFGGLIVAISVEQWNLHKRIALKVLLILGVKPAFLMLGFMIVTAFLSMWISNTATTAMMVPIVQAVLDQLDVTEHDLATVESATGQTNTAIELEEKSKSGSTAVSGVSNEQVTDEPKSSEENKTRKRICKGMTLCVCYAASIGGTATLTGTGPNVVLKGQMNQLYPDSNDIVDFASWFGFSFPNMVLMLAIAWLWLQCSFMGLNIKKNWGFGTEKTDKEKAAYSVLKAEMKKLGPMSYAEINVLLLFILLVVLWFSRNPGFIKGWASILFKGGEKYITDSVPAMFVALLLFVLPAHKPKCIGWNTSMSDPEQTEEDKKKQFLSAPLLDWNVVQRKMPWSIVLLLGGGFALADASANSGLSAWMGRQMTPLGSIPPWAIASVISLITAVFTECTSNVATATLFLPVFSSLAESIKIHPLYIMLPGTLSASFAFMLPVATPPNAIVFSYGHIRVLDMVKAGLMMNIIAVCCVTLAINTWGRPMFQLDTFPAWANSTRNQ; the protein is encoded by the exons ATGCTG GAACCATTTTTTCATTGGAGACAGGCCACAGGAATTCAAGTTTTGGCCCATTCCCCACTTTCTGCTAGACTTTGCACTGGTGTGAAGTGTGTTTCCTCTGTGTTG AGCATGGCCCCGAcgtgcctgcagcccctgctgaggTACCGCTCCTTCGCCATCCTCTTCCTCacgccgctgctgctgctgccgctgccgctcGCCGTGACCACGAAG GAGGCCAGATGTGCATATATCATCATTATCATGGCTGTGTACTGGTGCACTGAAGTGATCCCCCTGGCTGTCACCTCCCTCATGCCAGTGgtatttttccctctgcttgGAGTTCAGACCTCTAAAAAA GTGTGCTTGCAGTACCTAAATAGCACAAACATGCTCTTCTTTGGAGGGCTGATTGTCGCAATTTCTGTTGAGCAGTGGAATCTTCACAAAAGGATTGCACTGAAAGTCCTTCTGATTCTTGGGGTGAAACCTGCATT CCTGATGCTGGGATTTATGATAGTCACTGCCTTCTTGTCAATGTGGATAAGCAACACAGCCACCACTGCCATGATGGTTCCCATTGTCCAAGCTGTCCTGGATCAATTGGACGTCACAGAGCATGACTTGGCCACGGTGGAATCAGCAACTGGGCAAACAAATACAGCGATTGAGCTGGAGGAAAAGAGCAAATCAGGGTCCACTGCAGTGAGCG GTGTAAGCAATGAACAAGTCACTGATGAGCCCAAATcttctgaggaaaataaaacaaggaagCGTATATGCAAGGGAATGACACTTTGTGTATGCTATGCGGCCAGCATTGGAGGAACTGCAACACTTACCGGAACAGGACCAAATGTGGTACTGAAGGGCCAGATGAATCA GTTATACCCCGACAGTAATGATATTGTGGACTTTGCTTCCTGGTTTGGATTTTCATTCCCAAACATGGTCCTGATGTTGGCGATAGCTTGGCTTTGGTTACAGTGCTCCTTCATGGGACTCAA cataaaaaaaaactGGGGCTTTGGGACAGAGAAAACTGacaaagaaaaagctgcatACAGTGTGCTGAAGGCAGAAATGAAGAAGTTAGGCCCTATGTCTTATGCTGAAATAAATGTCCTCCTTTTGTTTATATTGCTGGTGGTCTTGTGGTTTTCCAGAAACCCAGGCTTTATAAAAGGCTGGGCTAGCATACTCTtcaaaggaggagaaaa GTATATCACTGATTCTGTTCCTGCTATGTTTGTTGCCCTGTTACTGTTTGTCCTTCCTGCTCATAAGCCCAAATGCATAGGCTGGAATACAAGCATGTCTGACCCTGAACAGACTGaagaag ataagaaaaagcaatttttatcaGCCCCGCTGCTAGACTGGAATGTGGTTCAAAGGAAGATGCCCTGGAGtattgtgctgctgctgggaggaggtTTTGCTTTGGCTGATGCAAGCGCA AACTCTGGGCTCTCAGCTTGGATGGGTCGTCAGATGACACCACTGGGATCTATCCCACCATGGGCCATTGCATCAGTGATCTCCCTCATTACAGCTGTCTTCACTGAATGCACCAGTAACGTGGCCACAGCTACCCTCTTCCTGCCTGTCTTTTCATCCTTG GCTGAATCTATCAAGATCCACCCTTTGTATATTATGCTGCCTGGTACTCTCAGTGCTTCATTTGCCTTCATGCTACCTGTTGCAACACCACCAAATGCAATAGTGTTTTCTTACGGCCACATCCGTGTTTTGGATATG gtTAAAGCTGGACTGATGATGAACATCATTGCAGTCTGCTGTGTCACACTGGCCATCAACACGTGGGGAAGACCTATGTTTCAGCTGGACACATTCCCAGCCTGGGCAAACAGCACAAGAAACCAGTGA
- the MED31 gene encoding mediator of RNA polymerase II transcription subunit 31 encodes MDADDTGNRLRFQLELEFVQCLANPNYLNFLAQRGYFKDKAFVNYLKYLLYWKEPEYAKYLKYPQCLHMLELLQYEHFRKELVNAQCAKFIDEQQILHWQHYSRKRMRLQQALAEQQQQNNASVK; translated from the exons ATGGACGCAG aTGATACAGGAAATCGACTTCGATTCCAGTTGGAGCTGGAGTTTGTTCAATGTCTGGCAAATCCAAATTACCTCAACT ttcttgCACAAAGAGGCTACTTCAAAGATAAAGCTTTTGTAAATTAtcttaaatatttactttattGGAAAGAACCTGAATATGCAAAATACCTGAA GTATCCTCAATGTTTGCATATGCTAGAGCTGCTCCAGTATGAACATTTCCGCAAAGAACTGGTCAATGCTCAGTGTGCCAAATTTATTGATGAGCAACAGATCCTCCACTGGCAGCACTATTCCCGGAAAAGGATGCGCCTCCAGCAGGCactggctgagcagcagcaacaaaacaacgcctctgtaaaatga
- the LOC118694090 gene encoding Na(+)/citrate cotransporter-like isoform X2 codes for MAPTCLQPLLRYRSFAILFLTPLLLLPLPLAVTTKEARCAYIIIIMAVYWCTEVIPLAVTSLMPVVFFPLLGVQTSKKVCLQYLNSTNMLFFGGLIVAISVEQWNLHKRIALKVLLILGVKPAFLMLGFMIVTAFLSMWISNTATTAMMVPIVQAVLDQLDVTEHDLATVESATGQTNTAIELEEKSKSGSTAVSGVSNEQVTDEPKSSEENKTRKRICKGMTLCVCYAASIGGTATLTGTGPNVVLKGQMNQLYPDSNDIVDFASWFGFSFPNMVLMLAIAWLWLQCSFMGLNIKKNWGFGTEKTDKEKAAYSVLKAEMKKLGPMSYAEINVLLLFILLVVLWFSRNPGFIKGWASILFKGGEKYITDSVPAMFVALLLFVLPAHKPKCIGWNTSMSDPEQTEEDKKKQFLSAPLLDWNVVQRKMPWSIVLLLGGGFALADASANSGLSAWMGRQMTPLGSIPPWAIASVISLITAVFTECTSNVATATLFLPVFSSLAESIKIHPLYIMLPGTLSASFAFMLPVATPPNAIVFSYGHIRVLDMVKAGLMMNIIAVCCVTLAINTWGRPMFQLDTFPAWANSTRNQ; via the exons ATGGCCCCGAcgtgcctgcagcccctgctgaggTACCGCTCCTTCGCCATCCTCTTCCTCacgccgctgctgctgctgccgctgccgctcGCCGTGACCACGAAG GAGGCCAGATGTGCATATATCATCATTATCATGGCTGTGTACTGGTGCACTGAAGTGATCCCCCTGGCTGTCACCTCCCTCATGCCAGTGgtatttttccctctgcttgGAGTTCAGACCTCTAAAAAA GTGTGCTTGCAGTACCTAAATAGCACAAACATGCTCTTCTTTGGAGGGCTGATTGTCGCAATTTCTGTTGAGCAGTGGAATCTTCACAAAAGGATTGCACTGAAAGTCCTTCTGATTCTTGGGGTGAAACCTGCATT CCTGATGCTGGGATTTATGATAGTCACTGCCTTCTTGTCAATGTGGATAAGCAACACAGCCACCACTGCCATGATGGTTCCCATTGTCCAAGCTGTCCTGGATCAATTGGACGTCACAGAGCATGACTTGGCCACGGTGGAATCAGCAACTGGGCAAACAAATACAGCGATTGAGCTGGAGGAAAAGAGCAAATCAGGGTCCACTGCAGTGAGCG GTGTAAGCAATGAACAAGTCACTGATGAGCCCAAATcttctgaggaaaataaaacaaggaagCGTATATGCAAGGGAATGACACTTTGTGTATGCTATGCGGCCAGCATTGGAGGAACTGCAACACTTACCGGAACAGGACCAAATGTGGTACTGAAGGGCCAGATGAATCA GTTATACCCCGACAGTAATGATATTGTGGACTTTGCTTCCTGGTTTGGATTTTCATTCCCAAACATGGTCCTGATGTTGGCGATAGCTTGGCTTTGGTTACAGTGCTCCTTCATGGGACTCAA cataaaaaaaaactGGGGCTTTGGGACAGAGAAAACTGacaaagaaaaagctgcatACAGTGTGCTGAAGGCAGAAATGAAGAAGTTAGGCCCTATGTCTTATGCTGAAATAAATGTCCTCCTTTTGTTTATATTGCTGGTGGTCTTGTGGTTTTCCAGAAACCCAGGCTTTATAAAAGGCTGGGCTAGCATACTCTtcaaaggaggagaaaa GTATATCACTGATTCTGTTCCTGCTATGTTTGTTGCCCTGTTACTGTTTGTCCTTCCTGCTCATAAGCCCAAATGCATAGGCTGGAATACAAGCATGTCTGACCCTGAACAGACTGaagaag ataagaaaaagcaatttttatcaGCCCCGCTGCTAGACTGGAATGTGGTTCAAAGGAAGATGCCCTGGAGtattgtgctgctgctgggaggaggtTTTGCTTTGGCTGATGCAAGCGCA AACTCTGGGCTCTCAGCTTGGATGGGTCGTCAGATGACACCACTGGGATCTATCCCACCATGGGCCATTGCATCAGTGATCTCCCTCATTACAGCTGTCTTCACTGAATGCACCAGTAACGTGGCCACAGCTACCCTCTTCCTGCCTGTCTTTTCATCCTTG GCTGAATCTATCAAGATCCACCCTTTGTATATTATGCTGCCTGGTACTCTCAGTGCTTCATTTGCCTTCATGCTACCTGTTGCAACACCACCAAATGCAATAGTGTTTTCTTACGGCCACATCCGTGTTTTGGATATG gtTAAAGCTGGACTGATGATGAACATCATTGCAGTCTGCTGTGTCACACTGGCCATCAACACGTGGGGAAGACCTATGTTTCAGCTGGACACATTCCCAGCCTGGGCAAACAGCACAAGAAACCAGTGA